The Macaca nemestrina isolate mMacNem1 chromosome 17, mMacNem.hap1, whole genome shotgun sequence genome contains the following window.
tccttggcctcccaagcgctgggattacaggtgtgagccaccacgctgggccctttttcttttcagagcaaagagatcctcagCAAGAATCCAGATCCTTGATTTTAAACTCTGGCTTCATTAACTTTAGTCAAACTTCACCTGTTTACCTGAAGGCTCAGGGGCACAGCTACCCACTCTAATCATGGGAAAGGCCACCTAAGAACGCACCTGTGTACATAGCCCATGTGGTGGATGTAGTCGAGGGCCTTCAAGACCCCCTGCAGAATGTAAGCGATCGCCAGCTCATTCATGCCATCCATGAAGTGTGTACAGATGAGATCCTTTGCAGAACCTGGAGAAAAGAATTGCACGGAGGCAGTGAAAGGTAATGGAGGAGGAAAACAGGCAATCTGACAACAGAGTCCCAGTAACCCCTTTCTACCAAGAACCCTTTCCCACTCACCATATGCCATGAATGATGTGACAACCCACAGCTCATTGTCTGCAATAAAAGTGGCTCGATATGGCACAATATTAGGATGGTTGAAGAGTTTGGAGACATGCAGCTCGCCCTGGAAGCAATGATGAAGCTGAAGTCAGAACCAAATGGCCCTGAAGGATGCCGCTCAACACGAAGGTGCCAGCATGGACATTAGGGGGACCTGGCACTTTCTGGGTGTTCTCAGAGTCCTAGGAGCAGCCTAAGCAGGTGCCTGTCAACATAGGAAAAACAAGGCCCTGCTGCCCCTGCAGGGACCCAGCACTGCTTTGCCTCTGCCAAACAGGGAAACTGTCAACAACAGAGGGTGCCAGCACACCGACTCAGAGATGATGAAGGCAAACTCTTCACTGAAGACTTCTGAAGTTACAAGCTTATCTCAATTTCAAGGGTCAACGTACAGGATTCCTCTTtaagataagaaaacaaaaaatcttttgttgttgttatttggagagacaaggtctcactgtgttgttgcccaggctggtctcaaactcccgggctcaagcaatccttctgcctcagcctcccaaagtgctaggattataggtgtgagccaccaagccactgtacctggccaaaaatgtttttcttttttctttctttgagacagggtcttgctctgtcacccaggctggagtgcagtggtgtgatcttgtctcactgcagcctcaacttcccaggctcaagtcatcctcccacctcagcctcgctgGTGGCTGCGACCACAGGTGGACgtcaccatacctagctaattttttgtatttttttgtagagacagggtttcgccaggttgcctaggcctgctttggcctcccaaagtgctgggattacaggcatgagccaccatgcccagcccaaaactATGTTTCTATTGTAAAAGAAaacatggccgggcatggtggctcacgcctgtaatcccagcactttgggaggcgaggcagtggatcacttgagcccaagagttgaagaccagcctgggcaacatggcgaaaccccatctatactaaacatacaaaaaattagttgaacatggtggtgcacgcctctagtcccagctactctggaagcttcAGTGGTAGAATCACCTGTGCCTGGAGaagtcgaggctgtggtgagctgtgattgcaccactgcactgcagcctacgcaacagagccagaccttgtctcaaataaaaaaagaaagaaagaaaacatagttGATGGAGGAAAAGGCCAGCTGAGACCCACCAAACTACTATGAACAGATGAACAGGTCCTAGAGCACCATCAGGTAACCACCAATTTAGAAAAAGTTGTAAATGAAGGAGGGGAGGGGCGCAACTAACGCTACTGAAGAAAAACTGTCCCAGGCTCTGAATCTAAGCTGGCATCAGGAAAGGAGAGTCTAATTCCCAGGCACTTACTAGACTCACAGTCTctctccattttgttttgttttgttttttgagccagggactcagtctatcacccaggctagagtttgGTAGTgcaatctcaaactcttgggctcaagtgatctgcctgccttgccctcccaaagtgttgggattacaggcatgagctaccatgcctcgCCCCTCTCTCAGTTTAACGAGACAGTGGCTACTTGCTTCTCGAATAGAAAGGAATGTCAGGactggacatggtgactcacacctgtaatcctagcactttgggaggccggagcaACTTGATTgctcaagctcaggagtttgagaccagcctgggcaagatggtgaaaccctgtctctacaaaaaatacaaaaattagccaggtgtggtgtgcctatcgtcccagctatttggggggctgaggcaggagaatcacttgagcctagcaggttaaggctgcagtgagctgtgctgctgccactgtactccagccagggcaataaaatgagaccctgtctcaaaaaaaaaaaaaaagaagccagacgcggtggctcacgtttataatcacagcactttgggagaccaaggcaggcggatcacctgaagtcaggagtttgagaccagcctggccaacatgaagaaaccccatctttactaaaaatacaaaagttagccgtttgggaggcctaggcaggcggatcataaggtcaggagatcgagaccatcctggctaatacggtgaaactccgtctctactaaaaatacaaaaaaattagccgggcgtggcagcgtgcgcctgtagtctcagctacttgggaggctgaggcaggaggatggtgtgaacctgggaggtggagcttgcagtgagcagagatcttgccactgcactccagcctgggcgacagagcgagactctgtctcaaaaaaaaaaaaaaaaaagttagccaggtgcagtggtgtgcgcctatagtactagctactcgggaggctaaggcaggagaatcacatgaacccaggagctgagactgtgccactgcactccagcctgggtgacagagtgagaatctgtctcaaaaaaaaaaaaaaaaaaaaaaaaagaaaagaaaagaaaaagaaaaagaaaacgaaagGAACATCAGGCAAATAAGATGCTGAGAGCCAGAAGATGGCCACTGGTGGCAGGGCAGGCGCCTTGCAACTGGAAGAAGAtggcctggatttgaatcctgcctctgccatgagcaagttacttagcttctctccaaataataaataaatgaataaaggagCCAGAAGGGAGTGTTTGGAGAAGaaaagtgaaatgcaaattagCCTGAGCCCAGTCCTTAGTGCCAAATGGCCAGGATTCTCCACTGAAAGCTTCCGTAACTTCCGAATGTTTACTCTCCCTTCATTTCTTTGTAATTCCTTGTAATTATTATCAGAGCCAAGAGCCCACCCTCCCTCCAGGTGACACACTCATGGTTTATTACCTGCAAGAATGTTACCATCTCATTGGAACAAGCTTCTAGGTTAATCCTCCGTACAGTCACATACTCTCCCGTTGGTTTGTACCTCGCTAGATTCACAGTCATCAGGTCCTCAAATCCTTTGCctaaaagaaaagaggaatgcCATACACAAGGACAAGAACAACAAAgggtttttaaacatttttccttaaaaaagggacttgatttcaaaagaaacttaatgttaaatttttcattactgttactttttttttttccttttcccagcaGAATTTAACTGTTACGTTCATGGCtcacatttcttgatttttctcccaTCAGTTCCTTCTCAGGCAACCTTTCTGACTCACTGTGGCCAGGACACCAGAAACATGCAGCCACAAAGGAAAGATGGCAAAAGAGCTTCTCTCCTGGAAGTTTGATCTCTTCCCATACTCGGCAGGAAAAAACAGAGGAGACCCACAGAAGCAAGTCTGTGCCCATGAATCCTCCTAACTAGCGGAGAGCCTCTGCTGTACACACATCTGGGGCTGCTGAGAAAGCTGCAGCAGCCCCTGGAGCAGGAGAGTAGGAGAGTAAGGACGGTGCCTGCGCATACCTATCACAGTGAGCAGCTCGTAACACCCTCCCTCTGGCAGAAAGCTACTCATGACCTCCTGTTTAGAGAAGGATGCTATTGACTCTGAGCTCGCATCATtggtctaaaaaagaaaaaaaaaataggttagtAGAGAAAACTGGGGGTGGGATGGGAGTGTGGTGAAGGTGGTAATTCAGACCCACGAGGAGACTGGcatccaaacacacacacaaatcccgACTTGGTGCCAACACTATTTGAAGAGAAACAAAACATCACATTCAGTGTAGTAATCAGCACTAATATCAGAGCAAGTGTTAGGGCTGTCTATAAACAGGGAGACAAGGACCTGTTCCCATCAACCGTTAATCTGCATGTCCTTTCCAACGATCAATGCATTTGCTAAAACCTATGAAATTCTCACTTGGAGAAGGGATGTCTAGAGAATAAAAGCATGTTTGGAAAAGAGAAGCAGGTAGAGAGGTAGGGGTTCTCTTGAATTTCCTGATGCATTAGGATCCTAGTTTTAAGGTCCTGACCACAAGATCCCAAAAGGTCAAACACTGAATCTTGCTCTAGTGAAAATGTGGCCAGGAGTAGCCCCTCTTTAGCAAACCAAGAGCCCGGGCCAGTCATTGCCTGCATTTCCAGTGAAGTGGGAGAACCACTGATGCCCTGAGCTGCAGGCAAGGCACAGAGCTGTCAGGTCTCAGGCATCATCCAGGCAGTCGACGTGGCCTGCTCCCTTTTTCCTGCCCACGTGTGCTGTGAGTGAAGCTGGAGTCTAGCCATTTAGGATGTGTCACAACTCTGGCCTCTGAGGTCCTAGAGGAAGGTGTCCAACCATGTCTGAGTTTGTGCAAAACACACAGCAGACCAACAGCTCTTCTTTCAGGTTAATGGACTGTTTCCTTCTTCCAGACCTAAATTTATGTGTATGATTTAGGGACTGtgactgcttttcttttttttttagattctctTTCTTTAGATGCACATCTAACTGAAACGGAGAAACCTGGGCCAGCTCATGTTTCATGTGCTACACTCACAAACCTGACCTCCAGGCAGAAAAAGTCCTTTGGGAAAGTATGAGAGGCTCCTGGCCCAGCACTATCCAGAAGAGCACGAGCTGAGAGTGTTCTGACAAGGCGGTGCTTGAACAACTCTTTGGGAAGCGGCTCTGCAGAGGAAACCATAAAGATGACAGTGCTCTATACCTGTTAGATGACCAGGGTATACTTTTGCACATGATCTCCTCCATAGCTCAGTGAAGTAGCCAGGACAGATCTTATCTCCACTTTTCACTAACAAAAACGAGGGCCAaggagattaagtgacttgctaAAAATCAAAGCGTGAGTACACGGCACAGGATCCAGGCCCAAGCCAGTGAAATTAATCTGCCACCCTGTCGGCTGACATTTCACGTGTATCTGgtttatttgttgatttgttgctgttgtttttaagcgatggggtctctctctgtcgctcaggctaaagtgcagtggtgagatcctggctcactgtggccttgaactcctgggctcaattgatcctcctgcctcagccttccaagtagctgcaattactgGCTGTATGTGGTTTCAAAATAGCTGATGCTGCTGATGCAGAAAGAAACCCCCAGGTGGGCTCTGTCTCCTTCACCACTTACCCTGACAATAAGAGGAACCTAGTCAAGCAAAGTTAAGCCCTGTCACCAAATTCCATTTCtaatttaatcaatttttatatttctaagatTTGGCCAAATTGTTGTATTTCACTGTAGTTCACccattttcactgctgtataATATATTAATCACATGAATATATCTCAGTTTACCCATTCCAACATTGATGGGtcatttggattgtttttctGTCCTGCTGTTATGGActgtgctactataaacatgttTGAATATGTCTCCTGACTAAAACTTGTACTTAGGAGTGGATGGAATTGCTAGGTGACAAGAGTATATGAACAATCAACTTTATGAGAcaatgccaaattattttccaaaatggttataccaatttacactcccaccagcgacgtacgtgttttttgtttttgtttttgtttttaagacggagtctcactctgttaccaggctggagtgcagtggcacgatctcggctcagtgcaacttccgcctcctgggtccaagcagttctcctgactcagcctcctaagtagctgggaccaccacgcctggctaagttttgtatttttttgtagagatggcgttttgccatgttgcccagctggtcttgaactcctgacctcaagtgatccacccagcttggctcacaaagtgctaagattacaggcatgagccaccgtgcccagccacatgtGTTCTTATTATCTTTTCCCCAACATTGGTATTTTCAGATTTCTTAATTTTCGCCAGTCTCGTggatttgatttacatttccctggtTACTAAGGAAGATAAGGATCTCTTCATACATTTATCAGTCGTGTGAGCTTTCTCCAAGATGAAAATGCCTCTTCCTGTCTCTTGCCCATTTTCCTATTGTTTCAGTACAGGATTTCCCCAAAGTGGGCCCCACGGAACTCTGATTCTGCCAGTTGGATAGAAAAACTTTCCATGTCCAATGAAGTTAGGAAATGCAGCATACTCTCTCATGGAGGATCACAAAGTATACGTCCATATTAAAGGCACTGAGAAATTCTGTAGTAAGAAAACTTATTAACTTTGTTTAACCTAGCATTTCCCAAAGAGATCTGTCTAGGGAACCTTCTGTGCCTAACATCTGTTGAATTTTGGGAAAGATAATTGGGAAaggctattttaaataaaacatatgctATAACGCAAAGAGCATAGGCTTATGGGCCATACAGAggcagaatttgaactcaggtctatTACTGGttctgtgaccctgggcaagtcactctgATCTCTTGGAATCTCCATTATATCAGCAGCTGAGTAATTTCCATCTCACAGTGTTGTCTCTATTAGATGAGATAAAACATGTTAAGAGCTTAGTGCTACCTGGTGTATAAGACATTCAATACGTGTGAATCCTATTCTCCTACTCCTTCTATTGCTCTCTACTTTTTGGTGACTCTCCTGttcaacaaataaaatagaaaagagaaaatagaggaaACAGAGATTCCTAAGCAGAGCTTGATCAGTAGTTAAAGTTGCTTTGATACTGGTTTTTATACTTATCTGTGTTTTCTAATGCTCTCAAAATAAATTCTAGGAccattaaactttattttatttatttatttttgagacagagtctcgctctgtcacccaggctggagtacaatggcacgatctcagctcactatagcctctgccttttgggttcaagcgattctcctgcctcagccttctaagtagctgggactacaggtgcgagccaccatgcctggctaggttttttttttttttttagacagagtctcgctctgctgcccaggctggagtgcagtagtgggatataggctcactgcaacctctgcctcctgggttcaagcgattctcctcccttggcctcccaagtagctgggattacaggtgcatgataccatgcccggctaattttttgtatttttagtaaagacggggtttcactgtgttggccaggctggtctcaaactcctgacctcaggtgatccgcccacctcagcctcccaaagtgctgggattacaggcgtgagtcaccacgcccagcagatAGATACTTCATTATATCCCTTTTCCTTGTCAGGCATGCATATAAGCTTATAAGACATATTGTCTACTAGGCTATACACTAAGACACATTCTTGCTAAGCCTAGGTAGGGAATGATTCATTAAACTATCAATGTGCTTAACTAGTaacttgacaaatatttatttctattctctAGCAGTACAGAAAACTACTAAAACTAACCCAAAAGTattagttttagaaaataaaattctttttttttttttttgagacagggtctcactctgtcacccaggctggagtacagtggcatgattatagctcactacagcctcgaactccggggctcaagcagatcctcccacctcagcctcccaggtatatgccaccatgccaggctaatcttttttttttttctttttcaattagggacagagcctcactctgtctcccaggctggagtgcaatggcactatcctagctcactgcagccttgaactcctgggcttaagggattttcctgccttatCCTCCTGGGGAGGTAGGACTAccagtgtgcgccaccatgcctggctagtttttttgttttcagagatggggtctcactgtgttgcccaggctggcctccaattCCTGTCCTCaaatcatcctcctgcctcagcctcccaaagtgctaggtttacaggtgtgagccaccacacctggcctttagaaaataaagttctgggggctggacatggtggctcacacctgtaatcccagcactctgggaggccaaggcaggcagatcaggagatcgagcccatcctggtcaacacggtgaaaccccgtctctactaaaaatataaaaaattagtcgggtatggcagcaggtgcctgtagtcccagctactcgggaggctgaggcaggagaatggcgtgaacttgggaggtggagcttgcaatgagctgagatcgcgccactgcactccagcctgggcgacagagcgacattccgtttcaaaaaaatagtaagaaaagaaaagaaaagaaaagaaagaaggaagaaagaaaggaaggaaggaaggaaggaaggaaggaggggaaagaaagaaagaaagaaagaaagaaagaaagaaagaaagaaagaaagaaagagagagaaagagaaagagaaagaaagagaaagaaagaaagagaaagaaagagaaagaaagagaaagaaagaaagaaagaaagagaaagaaagaaagaaagaaagaaagaaagaaagaaagaaagaaagaaagaaagaaagaaagaaagaaagaaagaaagaaaagaaaagaaaagaaaagaaagaaagttcttggccaggcacggtggctcacgcctgtaatcccagcactttgggaggccgaggcgggtggatcatctgaggtcaggagtttgaaaccagcctggccaacatggtgaaaccctgtctctactgaatacaagaaattagctgggtgtggtggcatatgtctataatcccagctacttgggaggctgaggcaggagaatcacttgaacccgggaggcagacattgcagtgagccgagattgcaccattgcactccagcctgggcaacaaaagtgaagttccatctcaaaaaaaaaaaaaaaaaaagaagttcttgaAAGTtcttgactgggcacggtggctcacgactgtaatcccagcactttgggaggctgagtcaggtggatcacttgaagtcaggagtttgagaccagccaacatagtgaaaccagaaaagattctctactaaaaatacaaaaattagctgcgcatgatggcacacgcctgtaattccagctactcgggaggttgaggcagaactgcttgaacccaggaggcagaggttgcagtgaactgaggttgcaccactgcactccagcctaggcaacagagtgagactcggtctcaaaaaaagaaaagaaaagaaacgaaagTTCTTTATGTAACTGGCAATATGAGCTCACAGGCAATCTGGAATTGCATAAAATGAACTAGTCCAGCGATAGCAACTGCTCTGTCCCCGGCTCACTAGGAATGATTCTAAAATGGAGGCCTTCTTCTTTGTGGATATTGTATAGGTCTGAACTCAAAGAGAGACCAAACTTCatttaggaaaacaaacaaacaaacaaggaaacaggcaatattttgaaaggaagagGTCCAGATCATCTGACATTGCCACAAGAAAGGAAGGTTAGTTCATCACACTGTTTCAGTTTTAGAACAGGTCGAAACTcagataaaaagaatgaaatatttagCCCATTCTCTTTAAATGCAGCATGACATAGTTTAATTAGTGGAATGTAATAATCTCAAATTGCTCATAGAAAGTAACTAATTCTATCAAAGTGTTTTCTTAGTTTCCCCCACCATGAaatgcattttattcattttgaagcatttgaaaaatacataagCAGCTGATATCCAGAAATGACCACAAAATAACTGTGTTAAAGAGTTTAAAACAAACTACAGTAAAGCATACAAAGACAATATTCACAAAATGCTACCAAATAAACGCATTGAACTTCCCACAGGTTTCACGCAGGATAACTTTTGATATAACATCAGCAgctgtaaaaatataaaaattatatgtaattgGCATTGTATTCTAGAAAAATAGCTAACTGAGCCTACAGGGAACATTTTTGGTCTCCAGATTGGAAAGCATTTGGATCTGATAGAGAGGTGCTCCTGATTAGTGGATGACGTAAGCATAGCCAAAGCTTTACTCAGAATTCCGAGTCAACATCATTGTCCTTCACTCAACCTTGGGGCTGCTGCAGAAGCTGCAAATGTCTACAATCTGAACAGAGTCAGAAGTCTAGGTAGGAAAGTTCTTATCCTCTCTCTTTATAAGACGCTGattcatatattcaaaaataGCTTGGTACATTGTGCACATCTGGTGCtatttatttaagtaaaataaactagaagagaaggaaacaggGTAAGAATCTTGCAGCTTTCACCaatgaaaaaagtaaatgttctgttttatactttttaattttgcttttgtttttaaagtaagagATTTGAGGTCTAGACAGAGATCTGTATTATGTCTGTGGACGCAAATCTATTATTAATAGACTAAGGACAGAAAATTTAATACCATTAGTCACTAAACAATAACCGTATTTCAGATTAT
Protein-coding sequences here:
- the LOC105483035 gene encoding STE20-related kinase adapter protein alpha isoform X12 is translated as MSFLVSKPERIRRWVSEKFIVEGLRDLELFGEPLPKELFKHRLVRTLSARALLDSAGPGASHTFPKDFFCLETNDASSESIASFSKQEVMSSFLPEGGCYELLTVIGKGFEDLMTVNLARYKPTGEYVTVRRINLEACSNEMVTFLQGELHVSKLFNHPNIVPYRATFIADNELWVVTSFMAYGSAKDLICTHFMDGMNELAIAYILQGVLKALDYIHHMGYVHRSVKASHILISLDGKVYLSGLRSNLSMISHGQRQRVVHDFPKYSVKVLPWLSPEVLQQNLQGYDAKSDIYSVGITACELANGHVPFKDMPATQIKRRASEALPELLRPVTPITNFESSQSQDHSGIFGLVTNLEELEVDDWEF